A window of the Gordonia humi genome harbors these coding sequences:
- a CDS encoding crotonase/enoyl-CoA hydratase family protein yields MPQYETLRWDVDEVGVLILTLSRPDHLNAFSVTMARELEGAFRRVRTDDAVRAVVVTGEGRAFCAGMDLSADGNVFGLDETAAPTAEDIRERLLEQPFQDGVRDTGGKVTLAIHECDKPVIAAINGAAVGIGATMTLAMDIRLASEAARIGFVFERLGIVPEAASSFFLPRLVGLQKAFQLVYSADIIDAQTSLDAGLVLSVHSPDDLLPAAHAMARSFIVNRSSAALAMARRLLYAGVGSSHPIDAHRRDSLAMWHASVGDGKEGVAAFLDKRDPVFTQTVADIPDFG; encoded by the coding sequence ATGCCTCAATACGAGACTTTACGGTGGGACGTCGATGAGGTCGGCGTCCTGATCCTCACCCTGTCGCGCCCGGATCACCTCAACGCATTCTCGGTGACGATGGCACGCGAACTGGAGGGCGCCTTCCGCCGCGTCCGCACCGACGACGCCGTTCGCGCCGTCGTGGTGACCGGCGAGGGCCGCGCATTCTGCGCTGGAATGGACTTGTCTGCCGACGGCAACGTGTTCGGACTCGACGAGACCGCCGCACCGACCGCCGAGGACATACGCGAGCGGCTCCTCGAGCAGCCGTTCCAGGACGGCGTTCGGGACACCGGGGGCAAGGTGACCCTCGCGATCCACGAGTGCGACAAACCGGTGATCGCCGCGATCAACGGCGCAGCGGTCGGTATCGGCGCCACGATGACCCTGGCGATGGATATACGACTGGCGTCGGAGGCGGCGCGCATCGGCTTCGTGTTCGAGCGGCTCGGCATCGTCCCCGAGGCGGCCTCCTCGTTCTTCCTCCCTCGTCTAGTCGGTCTGCAGAAGGCGTTCCAGCTGGTGTACTCGGCCGACATCATCGACGCACAGACCTCGCTCGACGCTGGTCTCGTGCTGTCGGTGCACTCCCCGGACGATCTGCTGCCCGCGGCCCACGCGATGGCGCGCTCGTTCATCGTGAACAGGTCGTCCGCCGCGTTGGCTATGGCGCGTCGCCTGCTCTATGCGGGCGTCGGCTCGTCTCATCCGATCGACGCGCACCGTCGCGACAGCCTCGCCATGTGGCACGCGTCGGTCGGCGACGGGAAAGAGGGCGTCGCCGCATTCCTGGACAAGCGCGACCCGGTCTTCACGCAGACGGTCGCGGACATCCCCGACTTCGGCTAG
- a CDS encoding MFS transporter, which yields MVDFAVNGFSGTKLTGARLRIAVAVVCATGMIVAVMQTVIVPLISDLPAMLHTSGTGASWALTITLLVAALTTPIAGRLGDMYGKRRVMVLEMACVAVGSAICAVVSTIVPFVVGRGLQGAGIGVIAVGISILRDIAPATRLGASVGVLNASIGVGGALGLPVAAVIAEHLSWRALFWTCGVVAASAFAALLLLVPESSVRTGGKFDIVGAIGFGAAFTCLLVPLAQGAQWAWTSPVTVGFLAAFVVIGGAWWQWEKRASSPLIDLSIVVQKPIMLTNLVSAATGFAFYAFQIAPIQLLMAPPEAPGGVGLSMVLASLVMTPVGVVMFVSSSTNGRVLARFGPRRPIFVGMAVVSAGYLVFLAALVGKWHVGAVSVMVAGALIGAGLGTVFSSMPALIMQLVPQTQTGEANGVNALLRNIGTSSSTAVVGMVLTASTVTVRWSGGEVEHPTTGAFTAAAIIVLAVCAAAFACAVAIPRSRVF from the coding sequence GTGGTCGATTTCGCCGTGAACGGATTCAGTGGAACGAAGTTGACCGGCGCGCGATTGCGGATCGCGGTGGCCGTCGTGTGTGCGACGGGCATGATCGTCGCGGTGATGCAGACCGTCATCGTTCCGTTGATCTCGGATCTGCCGGCGATGCTGCACACGTCGGGAACGGGCGCCTCTTGGGCGCTGACGATCACTCTCCTCGTCGCCGCGCTTACAACGCCCATTGCGGGGCGGCTCGGCGACATGTACGGAAAGCGTCGGGTGATGGTTCTGGAGATGGCGTGCGTGGCGGTCGGCTCCGCGATCTGCGCTGTGGTGTCGACGATCGTCCCGTTCGTAGTCGGTCGCGGGCTGCAGGGGGCCGGGATCGGCGTCATCGCCGTCGGCATCAGTATTCTGCGCGACATCGCGCCGGCCACCAGGCTGGGCGCCTCGGTGGGGGTGTTGAACGCGTCGATCGGCGTCGGCGGCGCGCTGGGGCTTCCGGTCGCGGCGGTGATCGCAGAACACCTGAGCTGGCGGGCTTTGTTCTGGACGTGCGGAGTCGTCGCAGCGTCGGCGTTCGCCGCCCTGCTGCTCCTCGTGCCCGAGAGCAGTGTACGGACCGGTGGGAAGTTCGACATAGTGGGCGCGATCGGTTTCGGCGCCGCCTTCACCTGTCTGCTCGTGCCGCTCGCGCAAGGAGCCCAGTGGGCGTGGACCTCGCCGGTCACCGTTGGATTCCTCGCCGCGTTCGTCGTCATCGGAGGTGCGTGGTGGCAGTGGGAGAAGCGGGCGAGCAGTCCACTCATCGACCTGTCGATCGTCGTGCAGAAGCCCATCATGCTGACAAATCTGGTGTCCGCTGCCACGGGTTTCGCGTTCTATGCGTTTCAGATCGCGCCGATCCAGCTGCTCATGGCGCCGCCCGAGGCGCCAGGCGGCGTCGGCCTAAGCATGGTGCTCGCCAGCCTGGTGATGACACCTGTCGGAGTCGTCATGTTCGTTTCGTCGTCGACGAACGGCCGGGTCCTGGCCCGCTTCGGGCCGCGTCGACCGATATTCGTCGGCATGGCGGTGGTCTCCGCCGGTTATCTGGTGTTCCTTGCTGCGCTCGTCGGGAAGTGGCATGTCGGCGCGGTGTCGGTCATGGTCGCCGGGGCGCTGATCGGTGCGGGGCTCGGAACGGTGTTCTCGTCGATGCCCGCACTGATCATGCAGTTGGTGCCGCAGACGCAGACCGGCGAGGCCAACGGGGTCAACGCCCTCCTGCGGAACATCGGCACGTCGTCGTCCACGGCCGTGGTCGGTATGGTGCTCACCGCTTCCACGGTCACCGTCCGTTGGTCCGGCGGCGAGGTCGAGCATCCGACAACGGGTGCGTTCACCGCGGCCGCGATCATCGTGCTCGCTGTTTGTGCGGCGGCCTTCGCCTGTGCGGTCGCGATCCCGAGGTCGCGCGTCTTCTAG
- a CDS encoding oxidoreductase: MSSDAMAWTSSDLPSFSGRTVVVTGSNSGLGLVAATHFARVGAKVVLAVRNTAKGERAATSIAGDTEVRRLDLADLDSVRTFADGWSGDIDVLVNNAGLMHVPEGRTADGFETQIGTNHLGHFALTNLLLPHVTDRIVTMSSMMHRAGRISLDDLNWERRTYNRVAAYGQSKLANLMFSLELQRRLTASGSTVRSLAAHPGYASTNLQTRTNNAVLDWGGRIGNKVIAQSAEAGTWPMLFAASQDLPGGSYVGPDAFNEVRGHPALAGRTARASDLGMCEKLWDLSAELTAVGFGG, from the coding sequence ATGAGCAGTGACGCGATGGCCTGGACCTCGAGCGATCTTCCCTCCTTCAGCGGTCGAACGGTGGTGGTGACGGGGTCCAACAGTGGTCTCGGCCTCGTCGCGGCCACCCATTTCGCGCGGGTCGGAGCGAAAGTGGTTCTCGCCGTGCGCAATACCGCGAAAGGCGAACGCGCGGCGACATCGATCGCCGGGGACACCGAAGTGCGGCGGCTCGACCTCGCCGACCTCGATTCGGTACGGACGTTCGCCGACGGCTGGTCGGGCGACATCGACGTCCTCGTGAACAACGCCGGTCTGATGCATGTGCCGGAGGGACGGACGGCCGACGGCTTCGAGACCCAGATCGGGACGAACCATCTGGGACACTTCGCCCTGACCAATCTGCTGCTGCCGCACGTCACCGACCGCATCGTCACGATGTCGTCGATGATGCACCGCGCCGGACGCATCTCGTTGGACGATCTGAACTGGGAGCGTCGCACCTACAACCGCGTCGCCGCGTACGGGCAGTCGAAGCTCGCCAACCTCATGTTCTCGTTGGAACTGCAGCGTCGGCTCACCGCCTCGGGGTCGACGGTCCGTTCGCTGGCCGCTCACCCGGGCTATGCGTCGACCAACCTGCAGACCCGCACGAACAACGCGGTCCTCGACTGGGGCGGGCGCATCGGCAACAAGGTGATCGCGCAGTCGGCCGAGGCGGGCACCTGGCCGATGCTCTTCGCCGCGAGCCAGGATCTGCCGGGTGGATCCTATGTCGGTCCGGACGCGTTCAACGAGGTCCGCGGACATCCGGCGCTCGCCGGTCGTACGGCTCGGGCCAGTGACCTGGGCATGTGTGAGAAGTTGTGGGATCTGTCGGCGGAGTTGACCGCGGTCGGGTTCGGGGGTTAG